The Patescibacteria group bacterium genome window below encodes:
- a CDS encoding pseudouridine synthase: MNKEDSTIIQKIIAESGVFSRREAEALVKDGKVRVNGRLAQVGQMVNREDNIIVKGQELELTKRFLYIKLNKPMGYVCTTRDFDNEKNVFDLVKVSQKLSIVGRLDKDSEGLVLLSNDGDLVNKLTHPRYKVSKVYSVTLSHDLGKSKGDILIKAGKIREAFLSGINLGQEDGLAKAIRVKHLRGRTFEVVLQQGKKRQIRRMFRKLGCHISALKRVRIANITLGKLRKGQWAKLTREEIDGLKKLG; encoded by the coding sequence ATGAACAAAGAAGATAGTACAATCATCCAAAAAATAATAGCAGAGTCTGGTGTCTTTTCTAGAAGAGAGGCTGAGGCTTTGGTTAAAGATGGGAAGGTTAGGGTTAATGGGAGGTTGGCTCAGGTGGGGCAAATGGTTAATAGAGAAGATAATATTATTGTTAAGGGACAAGAGTTGGAACTAACTAAACGTTTTCTATATATTAAACTTAATAAGCCAATGGGCTATGTTTGTACTACTAGGGATTTTGATAACGAAAAAAACGTTTTTGATCTGGTTAAGGTTTCACAAAAGCTTTCCATTGTTGGAAGATTAGATAAAGATAGTGAAGGTTTAGTGCTTTTATCCAATGATGGGGATTTAGTTAATAAGTTAACTCATCCAAGGTATAAGGTAAGTAAGGTATATAGTGTTACCCTTTCTCATGATCTTGGAAAAAGTAAGGGAGATATTTTGATTAAGGCGGGAAAGATTAGAGAAGCTTTTTTATCTGGTATTAACTTGGGACAAGAAGATGGTTTAGCTAAAGCAATTAGAGTTAAACACTTAAGAGGTAGAACCTTTGAAGTGGTTTTACAACAAGGTAAGAAAAGACAGATTAGGAGAATGTTTAGGAAGTTAGGTTGTCATATTAGCGCTTTAAAGAGAGTGAGGATAGCCAATATAACCTTAGGTAAACTAAGAAAAGGACAATGGGCCAAATTAACCAGGGAAGAAATTGATGGTTTAAAGAAGTTAGGTTAA
- a CDS encoding helix-turn-helix transcriptional regulator yields MIKTTAQRFGENMKKIRLKKDMSQGDVCRVLDLDRAYISNIENGKQNITITTMEKVAKALGVNIDILLK; encoded by the coding sequence ATGATAAAAACTACGGCACAAAGATTTGGTGAAAACATGAAGAAAATACGACTCAAAAAAGATATGTCGCAAGGCGATGTTTGTCGAGTGTTGGATTTAGATAGAGCGTACATTAGTAATATTGAGAATGGCAAGCAAAATATAACGATCACGACAATGGAAAAAGTTGCTAAGGCACTAGGTGTGAATATTGATATACTTTTAAAATAA
- a CDS encoding HaeIII family restriction endonuclease, with translation MVSVDSRQMTTGKSFEYALLISFEEKLKNKTNLVIIKNSSFDVAKSCFDSVSINEKSEYLLSASFAVNFLIDIEPRLSNDIGKNDILQLEILSDYYGKAGDVRDIIAIRLLQKWEIGVSAKNNHKAVKHSRLSSNIDFGDKWLGIKNSKEYFDTVTPIFNSLEKIRKESGAKKKWSELGDYHSSIYIPILKAFVKELKNLYKNDSKKVAFNLVAYLVGNKDFYKVIKGKNSVEIHAYNINGTLNLPFKEIQPKYKTPRVPLPTKIINIDFKMDSNTTVVVTMDNDWTLSFRIHNASSRVESSLKFDINLLKSPKKLFKNTLNISKD, from the coding sequence ATGGTCAGTGTAGATTCAAGACAAATGACAACTGGAAAATCATTTGAATACGCTCTTCTTATTTCGTTCGAAGAAAAGTTAAAAAATAAAACCAATCTTGTTATTATAAAAAATTCATCTTTTGATGTTGCTAAGAGTTGTTTTGATAGTGTTTCCATAAATGAAAAGAGTGAATATCTATTATCAGCTAGTTTTGCAGTAAACTTTTTAATAGATATAGAGCCAAGACTTTCTAATGATATTGGTAAAAATGATATTCTTCAACTTGAAATTCTATCTGATTATTATGGTAAAGCTGGGGATGTTCGCGATATTATTGCTATTCGTTTGCTTCAAAAATGGGAAATTGGTGTTTCTGCAAAAAATAATCATAAAGCAGTAAAACACTCTCGACTTTCTTCTAATATAGATTTTGGTGATAAATGGTTAGGAATCAAAAATTCAAAAGAATATTTTGACACAGTGACACCAATTTTTAATAGCTTAGAAAAAATAAGAAAAGAAAGCGGGGCAAAGAAGAAATGGAGCGAACTTGGTGACTATCACTCATCTATTTATATTCCAATTCTCAAGGCATTTGTAAAAGAACTAAAAAATCTTTATAAAAACGATTCTAAAAAAGTTGCCTTTAATCTAGTTGCTTACTTGGTTGGAAATAAGGATTTCTACAAAGTTATTAAGGGAAAGAATTCGGTTGAGATTCACGCTTATAATATAAATGGGACATTAAATCTTCCATTTAAAGAAATTCAACCAAAATATAAAACACCCAGGGTTCCACTTCCTACCAAAATTATTAATATAGATTTCAAAATGGATAGCAATACAACGGTAGTAGTTACAATGGATAATGATTGGACACTTTCTTTTAGAATTCATAATGCAAGCTCAAGAGTAGAATCATCGCTTAAATTTGATATAAACCTCTTAAAATCCCCAAAGAAATTATTTAAAAATACATTAAATATAAGTAAAGATTAA
- a CDS encoding DNA cytosine methyltransferase produces the protein MKLASLFTGAGGLDLGFEKAGFHVVWANEYDPTIWETFEYNFPKTKLDRRSIVDVSPSDIPNGVDGIIGGPPCQSWSEAGAGRGINDKRGQLFFDYIRLLKKKQPKFFLAENVSGILHPKHAEAFSNIIKEFEGAGYVVSWKLLNANNYDVPEDRLRVIIIGYNKKLKKKFEFPEPCKHKPVLKDAIFDLRLAKPAKDKNKTNGDALKVPNHEYMNGGFSTIYMSRNRVRSWDEPSFTIQAGGRHAPIHPQAPKMKFISQNERVFVPGKERLYRRLSVRECARIQTFPDNFIFKYRDVADGYKMIGNAVPVNFAYHLAKKIMQDLKY, from the coding sequence ATGAAATTAGCCTCATTGTTTACAGGTGCAGGAGGACTTGATCTCGGCTTTGAAAAAGCTGGTTTTCATGTTGTCTGGGCAAATGAATATGATCCAACAATTTGGGAAACTTTCGAATATAATTTTCCCAAAACAAAATTAGACCGCCGTAGCATTGTTGATGTTTCTCCTTCCGATATACCCAATGGAGTTGATGGAATTATTGGGGGACCACCTTGTCAAAGTTGGAGTGAAGCTGGAGCTGGACGTGGAATTAATGACAAGAGGGGTCAATTATTTTTTGATTACATTCGATTACTTAAAAAAAAGCAACCAAAGTTTTTTCTTGCAGAGAATGTTTCAGGTATTCTTCATCCAAAGCATGCTGAAGCATTTTCTAATATAATTAAGGAATTTGAAGGTGCTGGGTATGTTGTATCTTGGAAGTTATTAAATGCGAACAATTATGATGTTCCTGAAGATAGATTACGTGTAATTATCATTGGTTATAATAAGAAACTTAAAAAGAAATTTGAGTTTCCAGAACCATGCAAGCATAAACCCGTATTAAAAGATGCAATCTTTGATTTGCGCTTAGCAAAACCAGCCAAAGATAAGAATAAAACAAATGGTGATGCTTTAAAAGTTCCAAACCATGAGTATATGAATGGTGGTTTTTCCACTATCTATATGTCACGAAATAGGGTTCGATCATGGGATGAACCTTCTTTTACGATTCAGGCAGGAGGTCGTCATGCACCTATTCATCCTCAAGCACCAAAAATGAAGTTTATAAGTCAAAATGAAAGAGTTTTTGTGCCGGGAAAGGAACGTTTATATCGTCGTTTATCTGTTCGAGAATGTGCAAGAATTCAAACTTTTCCTGATAATTTTATCTTTAAATATCGTGATGTTGCTGATGGTTACAAAATGATTGGGAATGCTGTTCCAGTGAATTTTGCATATCATCTTGCAAAAAAAATAATGCAGGATTTGAAATACTAA
- a CDS encoding DNA cytosine methyltransferase, with product MNQLNKKLKAIDFFCSGGGMSFGLQQAGIDVIAGIDFDPDCKDTYEANVKGAKYILADVGKLNEEDLAREVDIKKNDNNLILVGCSPCQYWTIIRTNKNKSQKSKNLLHEFHRFVKYYNPGYVVVENVPGILNKHKESGLDKFVDDLKKQGYTVHYEIVNLNEYGVPETRKRFSLIANRVAGKEIFPKPEHSCPTVSDYIGKKNGFKTISAGHKDDTDFLHTAAGLSDTNIQRLKLTPKNGGTRHSWANTNLQINAYKKGAGNISFNDTYGRMSWDKPAPTITTKFFSISNGRFAHPEENRAISLREGATLQTFPKKYKFVGNSIATIARMIGNAVPPLFAKQIGKTIIKNHHARK from the coding sequence ATGAATCAATTAAATAAAAAACTAAAAGCAATCGATTTCTTCTGTTCTGGTGGAGGAATGAGTTTTGGTTTGCAACAAGCTGGGATAGACGTTATAGCAGGAATTGATTTTGATCCTGATTGCAAAGATACATATGAAGCGAATGTAAAAGGTGCAAAGTACATTCTTGCTGATGTCGGGAAACTAAACGAAGAGGATTTAGCAAGAGAAGTAGATATAAAAAAGAATGACAATAATCTAATTCTAGTTGGATGTAGCCCTTGTCAATATTGGACGATTATTCGAACAAATAAAAATAAGTCTCAAAAATCTAAAAACTTACTACATGAATTTCATAGATTTGTGAAATATTACAACCCTGGGTATGTTGTCGTAGAAAACGTTCCGGGAATTTTAAATAAGCACAAAGAAAGTGGGTTAGATAAATTTGTCGATGATTTAAAAAAGCAAGGATATACAGTTCACTACGAAATAGTAAACCTAAATGAATACGGCGTACCCGAAACGAGAAAAAGGTTTTCTCTAATTGCCAATAGAGTTGCTGGTAAAGAAATATTTCCAAAACCTGAGCATTCTTGCCCGACTGTTTCAGATTACATAGGAAAGAAAAACGGCTTCAAAACAATTTCAGCAGGACATAAGGATGATACTGATTTTTTGCACACTGCCGCTGGCTTGAGTGATACAAACATACAACGCCTCAAATTAACTCCCAAAAATGGTGGCACACGCCATTCGTGGGCAAATACAAATTTGCAAATCAACGCTTACAAAAAAGGTGCTGGAAATATTTCTTTTAATGATACTTATGGACGAATGTCTTGGGATAAACCAGCTCCAACAATAACTACAAAATTTTTCAGTATTTCAAATGGTAGATTTGCTCATCCAGAAGAAAATCGAGCAATCTCTTTGCGTGAGGGTGCTACCCTGCAAACATTCCCTAAAAAGTATAAGTTTGTAGGAAACAGTATAGCTACGATTGCAAGAATGATCGGGAACGCAGTCCCTCCACTTTTTGCAAAGCAAATTGGAAAAACCATAATCAAAAATCATCATGCTAGAAAATAG
- a CDS encoding ATP-binding protein, protein MLENSTQKLQMKFAPNTIEHLGVKMYSTLPPVVSELIANSYDADAKEVKILLNDSENKEIVVSDDGHGMSFDEINESFLTIGRNRRVKNSTDESPKGRKVIGKKGLGKLSFFGIAHEIEIITIKDNKKNSFVMDWEAIMRMENEEGGIENYEPGILILDEDTDEDNGTIVTLRKIQRVSNFDVETLADSISKYFILPDDFNIKLSHNDNEWIEIDNTRRYASTPAEVEWTVPKDVEFGDDCEHFKNITGHLLATEKPISPNTNMRGVTLFSRKKLVNLPEYFSDSTSSHFFNYLTGWLEVDFIDELDEDVIGTNRQTLNWDHPEMQKLRLCLQNLLKWIERDWRVKRKSIRETKLDDELKKVDITIGEWQENVPDKIKLDLIPVLEKIVGDSELSNEEITGAVKHLKNVLPPYTYYHYQNLHSNLSDAVFQYYADQNYYEAVRMGTIRYITLLRAKISKQDGNEEQVIVHAFKEQGAVLSVVKKYSSYKNVNTGAEITDITKETISRGHRLLAQAMIASFRNPVSHQEPHDLKMSEIYTEQDCLDALGLLSHLFRRLDNTESV, encoded by the coding sequence ATGCTAGAAAATAGTACACAAAAATTGCAAATGAAATTTGCGCCCAATACGATAGAACATCTTGGTGTGAAAATGTATTCTACACTACCACCAGTTGTATCTGAACTTATTGCAAATTCTTATGATGCTGATGCTAAAGAAGTAAAAATTTTACTTAATGATTCTGAAAATAAAGAAATAGTGGTATCTGATGACGGACATGGAATGTCTTTTGATGAAATCAACGAAAGTTTTTTAACAATCGGCAGAAATAGACGTGTTAAAAATTCGACAGATGAGTCACCAAAAGGGCGAAAGGTTATCGGGAAAAAAGGTCTTGGAAAATTATCATTTTTCGGAATTGCTCACGAAATTGAGATTATTACAATTAAAGACAATAAAAAGAACTCGTTTGTAATGGATTGGGAAGCAATAATGCGCATGGAGAATGAGGAGGGTGGAATAGAAAACTATGAACCAGGAATTTTGATATTGGATGAGGATACAGATGAAGATAACGGGACAATAGTAACTTTAAGAAAAATACAGAGGGTGAGTAATTTCGATGTTGAAACATTAGCAGATAGTATTTCTAAATATTTTATTTTACCAGATGATTTTAATATTAAATTATCTCACAATGATAATGAATGGATAGAAATTGATAATACTAGACGTTATGCCTCGACACCTGCAGAAGTTGAGTGGACTGTACCAAAAGACGTAGAGTTTGGTGATGATTGTGAACATTTTAAAAATATCACAGGGCACCTTCTTGCCACCGAAAAACCAATTTCTCCCAATACAAATATGCGAGGGGTTACTCTTTTTTCAAGAAAGAAATTAGTAAATCTTCCAGAATACTTTTCTGATAGTACATCAAGTCACTTTTTTAACTATCTAACAGGGTGGTTAGAAGTAGATTTTATAGATGAATTAGACGAAGATGTTATTGGAACTAACCGACAGACATTAAATTGGGATCATCCAGAAATGCAAAAATTAAGGCTCTGCCTGCAAAATCTTCTTAAATGGATAGAGAGGGATTGGCGTGTAAAGAGAAAAAGTATTCGCGAAACAAAGTTGGATGATGAATTAAAGAAAGTTGATATTACAATAGGCGAATGGCAAGAAAATGTTCCAGACAAAATTAAACTTGATTTAATACCAGTTCTAGAAAAAATAGTTGGTGATTCCGAATTATCAAATGAAGAAATAACTGGTGCGGTAAAGCATTTAAAAAATGTTTTACCTCCATACACTTACTATCATTATCAAAATCTCCACAGCAATTTAAGTGATGCTGTATTTCAGTACTATGCAGATCAAAATTACTATGAAGCGGTAAGAATGGGCACAATAAGATACATTACTTTACTTAGAGCTAAAATATCAAAACAAGACGGTAATGAGGAGCAGGTGATAGTCCATGCTTTTAAGGAACAAGGTGCGGTACTAAGTGTTGTCAAAAAGTATAGTTCATATAAAAACGTAAACACTGGTGCTGAAATTACAGACATAACAAAAGAAACGATTAGTCGCGGGCATAGATTATTGGCCCAAGCAATGATTGCCTCTTTTAGAAACCCTGTGTCACACCAAGAGCCGCATGATTTAAAGATGTCTGAGATATATACGGAACAAGATTGTCTTGATGCCCTGGGTTTATTGTCTCACCTTTTCAGACGTCTTGATAATACAGAGTCAGTTTAA
- a CDS encoding DUF1653 domain-containing protein, with amino-acid sequence MSLLMPKRVPEVGFYYHYKHDPNGAVNNYAYEVIGLGFHTEDDPRPGEKHFLVYRPLYESAVYLASKELNIPCFDNRPLEMWMEDVNKDGKTFARFQKISDPNIINELKKIREEMYS; translated from the coding sequence ATGTCATTACTAATGCCAAAGCGAGTACCAGAAGTTGGTTTTTATTATCACTATAAGCATGATCCAAACGGAGCAGTGAATAACTATGCTTATGAGGTTATAGGCCTAGGCTTTCATACCGAGGATGATCCTCGTCCTGGTGAGAAACATTTTCTGGTTTATCGCCCTTTATATGAATCAGCGGTTTATTTAGCTTCAAAAGAACTTAATATTCCTTGTTTTGATAATCGCCCACTGGAAATGTGGATGGAAGATGTTAATAAAGACGGAAAGACCTTTGCGCGTTTTCAAAAGATTAGTGATCCTAATATTATTAACGAACTTAAAAAGATTAGAGAAGAAATGTATTCATAA
- a CDS encoding tryptophan-rich sensory protein: MFIKILTGFSYVAMVVVNFLANALPINNRSTGQISDDYLNLFAPAGVTFSIWGLIYLLLAGYVVYQYINNDSKTQKLFKKINPLFIGTSLANICWIFSWHYDYIALSVIIMAVLLFLLIKIADIIRKEKFASWDKLLIWAPFSIYFGWITVATIANVTIFLVSIGWNGFGLADFVWTIIILLVGALIGILRVHKDKNIAYALVLIWAYLGILLKHISSNGFNGQYTSIITTVILCLALFTFFTTRLVYKK, translated from the coding sequence ATGTTTATAAAAATACTTACAGGCTTTAGTTATGTTGCCATGGTGGTGGTAAACTTCTTGGCTAATGCCCTGCCAATTAATAATCGTTCTACTGGGCAGATATCGGATGACTACCTTAACCTTTTTGCCCCGGCTGGAGTAACTTTTTCCATTTGGGGATTAATCTATCTTCTATTGGCTGGTTACGTGGTTTATCAGTATATAAATAATGATTCAAAGACCCAGAAGCTTTTTAAAAAGATTAACCCGCTTTTTATTGGCACCTCGTTAGCTAATATTTGTTGGATATTTTCTTGGCATTATGATTATATCGCCCTCTCAGTAATTATTATGGCAGTACTTCTTTTCTTACTTATTAAGATTGCCGATATTATTAGAAAAGAGAAATTTGCTTCATGGGATAAATTACTTATTTGGGCACCTTTTAGTATATATTTTGGTTGGATTACCGTAGCTACTATTGCCAACGTAACGATATTTTTAGTGAGTATAGGTTGGAACGGCTTTGGTCTTGCCGACTTTGTTTGGACCATTATTATCTTACTGGTTGGAGCCTTAATTGGGATACTGCGAGTGCATAAAGACAAAAATATTGCCTATGCCTTGGTTTTAATTTGGGCCTATTTGGGAATATTATTAAAGCATATCTCTAGTAATGGTTTTAATGGACAATATACCAGTATTATAACCACAGTGATCTTATGTTTAGCCTTGTTTACATTCTTTACGACTAGGTTGGTTTATAAGAAATAA
- a CDS encoding ATP cone domain-containing protein has protein sequence MISLSKPRYARLRQIRKRDGTVVPFDPKRIARAIWRAMLSVREGDEVLAEKVARGVLENLLIIKKNYKGKSYIPEVEFIQDIVEKELIDSGFGKTAKAYILYRQERSLLRKKIGFVPEKVRELAKESKKYFKNPLAEFVYYRTYARWIAEEGRRETWVETVDRYFEFMRENLGTALTKTEYEELRQAVLEQRIMPSMRLLQFAGPAARRTNVCAYNCSFIAPSCLRDFAEIMYVCMCGTGVGFSVESENVEKLPQIKKQTPQKPETHVVADSKEGWADALSLGLEAWFAGRDLVFDYSQVRPAGSRLKTMGGKSSGPAPLKSLLDFTRERVFRKQGRRLGTLDVHDIICKIGECVVAGGVRRSATISLSDLDDEALRDAKKGQFYYNEPQRMLANNSAVYNQKPEATEFLEEWLALAKSGSGERGIFNRGGLKETLPKRRLDKYKDNNFPAWGTNPCGEIILRSKQFCNLSEVVARAEDNEESLLEKVRLSTILGTYQASLTYFPYLSTEWKKNCEQEALLGVSITGQWDCRAVRDEEVLKKMKKLAILTNKKYAKRFGVKESTCITCVKPSGTVSQVVDCSSGMHPRHAPYYIRRVRISATDALFHMLKDQGVPYLPEVGQTEEEATTFVLEFPVKAPSGAIFKDDIGALEQLEHWKKVKKAFTEHNPSVTISVGEDEWIAVADWVYKNWEIVGGLSFLPRSNHVYALAPYEPIDKETYENMKRRLGDLDFSKIITYEKEDQTDIKKELACAGGACEI, from the coding sequence ATGATTAGTCTAAGCAAACCACGTTACGCTCGTCTGCGCCAAATTCGCAAGCGGGATGGTACTGTTGTGCCTTTTGATCCTAAACGTATTGCCCGTGCTATCTGGCGAGCTATGCTGTCGGTTAGAGAAGGAGATGAGGTATTAGCGGAAAAAGTCGCTAGAGGGGTTTTAGAGAATCTTTTAATAATTAAAAAGAATTATAAGGGGAAAAGTTATATTCCAGAGGTAGAATTTATTCAGGACATAGTGGAAAAGGAATTAATTGACTCAGGTTTTGGAAAAACCGCTAAGGCTTATATATTGTATCGCCAAGAAAGAAGTCTTTTGCGTAAGAAGATTGGTTTTGTACCGGAAAAAGTTAGGGAACTAGCTAAAGAGAGTAAGAAGTATTTTAAGAACCCTTTAGCTGAATTTGTTTATTACAGAACCTATGCTCGTTGGATCGCTGAAGAAGGACGACGTGAAACCTGGGTGGAAACTGTTGATCGTTATTTTGAGTTTATGAGAGAAAATCTTGGGACAGCCTTAACTAAGACCGAATATGAAGAGCTTAGACAGGCGGTTTTAGAGCAAAGGATTATGCCTTCTATGCGTCTATTGCAATTTGCCGGACCCGCCGCTCGTAGAACCAATGTCTGTGCGTATAACTGTTCTTTTATTGCACCATCTTGTCTTAGGGATTTTGCCGAAATTATGTATGTCTGTATGTGTGGTACAGGGGTGGGTTTTTCTGTTGAAAGTGAGAATGTTGAAAAACTACCACAAATTAAAAAACAAACACCTCAAAAGCCCGAGACTCATGTAGTGGCAGATAGTAAGGAAGGTTGGGCAGATGCCTTGTCTTTGGGTCTTGAGGCTTGGTTTGCCGGACGTGATCTGGTTTTTGATTACTCTCAAGTTCGTCCTGCCGGTTCTCGCCTTAAAACCATGGGTGGCAAGAGCTCTGGCCCGGCTCCGCTTAAATCTTTACTTGATTTTACCAGAGAAAGAGTTTTTCGTAAGCAAGGTAGGCGCTTGGGTACTTTGGATGTGCATGACATTATTTGTAAGATAGGAGAATGTGTGGTAGCCGGAGGCGTTAGAAGGAGTGCCACTATTTCTTTGTCTGATCTGGATGATGAAGCCTTAAGAGACGCTAAAAAAGGACAGTTTTATTACAATGAACCACAGAGAATGTTAGCTAATAATTCCGCGGTCTATAACCAAAAACCTGAAGCTACGGAGTTTCTTGAGGAATGGTTGGCCTTAGCTAAAAGTGGTAGTGGCGAAAGAGGTATTTTTAATCGCGGGGGTTTAAAAGAAACCCTACCTAAAAGGCGCTTAGATAAGTATAAGGACAATAATTTTCCTGCTTGGGGAACTAATCCTTGCGGAGAGATTATTTTACGCTCTAAACAGTTTTGTAATTTAAGCGAGGTGGTAGCTAGAGCTGAGGATAATGAAGAAAGCCTTTTGGAAAAAGTAAGGTTGTCTACTATTTTAGGTACCTACCAAGCGAGTCTAACCTATTTTCCCTATTTGTCTACTGAGTGGAAGAAGAATTGTGAACAAGAAGCACTTTTAGGAGTTTCCATTACCGGACAATGGGATTGTCGGGCAGTACGAGATGAAGAGGTTTTAAAGAAAATGAAAAAGTTGGCGATTTTAACCAATAAGAAATATGCTAAAAGATTTGGTGTTAAAGAGTCTACTTGTATTACTTGTGTTAAACCATCCGGTACGGTTTCGCAAGTAGTGGACTGCTCTTCTGGTATGCACCCCAGACACGCCCCTTATTATATTCGTCGGGTAAGAATTTCTGCTACGGATGCTTTATTTCATATGTTAAAGGATCAGGGAGTGCCTTATCTACCAGAAGTTGGACAAACTGAAGAAGAAGCTACTACTTTTGTTTTAGAGTTTCCGGTTAAAGCACCAAGTGGGGCAATCTTTAAAGATGACATTGGAGCGCTTGAACAATTAGAGCATTGGAAGAAAGTTAAAAAGGCTTTTACTGAACATAATCCTTCAGTAACTATTTCAGTGGGCGAAGACGAGTGGATCGCGGTGGCGGACTGGGTTTACAAAAACTGGGAAATTGTTGGTGGGTTGTCTTTTTTGCCTCGCTCCAATCATGTTTACGCCCTAGCTCCTTATGAGCCAATAGATAAAGAAACTTATGAGAATATGAAACGTCGTCTTGGTGATTTAGATTTTTCTAAAATTATAACTTACGAAAAAGAAGATCAGACAGATATTAAAAAAGAGTTGGCTTGTGCCGGTGGTGCTTGTGAAATATAA
- a CDS encoding cob(I)yrinic acid a,c-diamide adenosyltransferase, protein MLYTGRGDKGTSTLYLNKKRLPKDHAIFEALGSLDELNSYLGILAFLLRDKKLYFIKNQQKVFYEKEIKKVQNKIFCLQAELAGADKKIKKEDIKDLELIINYWEEAMPKAKSFFLPGGSEVSAHLDFCRTLVRRAERRFLTVYRKKKNLITYSIPYLNRLSSFLYAMARYLNYQEGYKEEKPTY, encoded by the coding sequence ATGCTTTATACCGGCCGGGGAGATAAAGGTACGAGCACTCTTTATCTTAATAAAAAAAGATTACCAAAGGATCACGCAATCTTTGAAGCTTTAGGATCTTTAGATGAACTTAATTCTTATCTTGGCATCTTAGCTTTTTTACTGCGAGATAAGAAACTTTATTTTATAAAAAATCAACAAAAAGTTTTTTATGAAAAAGAAATTAAAAAAGTACAGAATAAGATTTTTTGTTTACAAGCTGAGTTGGCCGGAGCTGATAAAAAAATCAAGAAAGAGGATATTAAAGATTTGGAATTAATAATTAATTATTGGGAAGAAGCTATGCCCAAAGCTAAATCTTTTTTCTTACCAGGCGGCAGTGAGGTATCTGCTCATTTGGACTTTTGCCGGACTTTAGTACGCCGGGCCGAAAGAAGATTTTTAACTGTTTACCGAAAAAAGAAAAATCTTATAACCTATTCCATCCCCTATCTTAATCGTCTATCTAGCTTCTTATACGCTATGGCTAGGTATTTAAACTACCAGGAGGGATACAAGGAAGAAAAACCTACTTATTGA
- a CDS encoding metalloregulator ArsR/SmtB family transcription factor, with the protein MTIKQPLPKSAYLRNADIYKILANAKRLEILNLLREQELSVEQLVKTLKAAKANVSQHLSLLRHAGLVTVRRNGVNSYYKIVDPRIVEPCRILHKLSQKRI; encoded by the coding sequence ATGACAATCAAACAACCATTACCAAAATCCGCTTATTTACGCAATGCCGATATTTACAAGATATTGGCTAATGCTAAGCGTTTGGAAATTTTGAACTTATTAAGAGAGCAAGAGTTATCTGTGGAACAGTTGGTTAAAACCCTTAAAGCAGCTAAGGCCAATGTTTCACAACATCTTTCTCTTTTGCGTCACGCTGGCCTCGTAACCGTTAGACGTAACGGAGTTAATAGTTATTATAAGATCGTTGATCCGCGCATAGTGGAGCCTTGTCGGATTCTTCATAAACTTTCCCAGAAAAGAATTTAG